The nucleotide window ATAGCCCAGGTTGCCGGGCTTGAAGTAGAACTTCTCCCAGAAGCCGGGGTGCAGGTGGGGGATGTGGTGCTTGCGGTACTTGCCCAGGAAGGTGCCGTCCGCGTCGATGACCGCGGCGGTGTTGTAGTAGACCCCCGGCATCTCTTCTTCGTAGATGGGGACGATGAGCACCATCTGGTGCTGCCGGGCGAGATCCTGCATCAGCTTGACGGTGGGGCCGTCGGGGATGCGCTCGGCCGCCTGGTACCAGCGGGTGTTCTGCTCGGCCGGGAAGTAGGGGCCGTAGAAGATCTCCTGCAAGCAGAGGATCTGGACGCCTTCTTTGCCTGCCTCGTGGATCATGGCGACGTGGTGGTCGATCATCGCCTTCTTGATCGCTTCGATGGGCTTGGAGGTGTCCTTCTCGACGTTCGCGGCCTGGATCAGGCCGCACTTGACCGTTCTTGCCATGGTGATGGGTTTTTCCTCAAGGTAAACGGGGGCCAGAAGCCCCATTATACCCTAGGCCTTGATCTCGGGCCGGTAGAGATCCTGGATCACCAGGCGGCCGTGCTTGGCCAGGTCGATCAGCTGGCCGTCCATCTCGACCACCGGCCGGGTCGCGTCCTCGCGGTTGACCTGGGCGACCTTGGCGATCTCGCCCGAGTTTAACAACACCAGCGCGTTCTTGGGGTAGGGCACGATGAAGTTCTGGAACGCCCAGACCATCCGGCGCTCGAAGTGGGTGTCCATGCCCTCCAGCATGATCCGATAGGCCTGGTTGGGCGGCATGCCCTTCTTGTAGACGCGGTTCGAGATCAGGGCGTCCCACACGTCGCAGATCGCGACCGCGCGCGCCATCTCGGGGATGTCGTTGCCCTTGAGGCCGTAAGGGTAGC belongs to Pantanalinema sp. and includes:
- a CDS encoding nitrilase-related carbon-nitrogen hydrolase; translated protein: MARTVKCGLIQAANVEKDTSKPIEAIKKAMIDHHVAMIHEAGKEGVQILCLQEIFYGPYFPAEQNTRWYQAAERIPDGPTVKLMQDLARQHQMVLIVPIYEEEMPGVYYNTAAVIDADGTFLGKYRKHHIPHLHPGFWEKFYFKPGNLGYPTFETRYATIGVYLCYDRHFPEGARALGLNGAEIVFNPSATVAGLSEYLWRLEQPAHAVANGYYVGAINRVGHEAPWNIGEFYGQSYFCDPRGQMVAVASRDRDELLVCDLDLDVIREVRDTWQFYRDRRPETYEALTAQTP